From Natrinema sp. CBA1119:
CTAAGACGTCCTGTAGGTCTTCCTGCGGAAGCAGTTGGCTCATCGCCTTCGCCAGCATCGATTTGCCGGTCCCCGGCGAGCCGATCATCATGACGTGGCGGCGCTGCTTCGCCGCTTTGATAATTATGTCTCGTGCTTCGTCCTGACCGATGACCTGATCGACGAGTCGGTCGGGGACTTCGATATCCTCCGTCGAGTCGATCTTCAGACCGCCGAGAAGGTCGTCCTCGGCGATCTCCTCGTCGACCTCGACGCCGGGATCGACTTCGACCGTACTCCCCAGATCGTCGACGGTCTCGATATCGTCTCTCTCCTCCTCGTCGGACGACGACTCGAACTCGTCGCTCGGATCGTCGACGTCGGGACGACGGTCGCCGTCTTCCTCGAGCGGCGACTGATCTCCCTGCCGCTCGGACCGTTCCTCGTCGGCGGTGTCCGAAGCGTCTTCGGGAGAGTCATCAACGTCTGTATTGTTACTCATAGAACTCGATTCAGTATCGAAGACGAGGGGATTGCGACAGATATACTTTCTCCATAGGGGAGATAGTAGCAGTTGCGTACGTCGTGGAATACAACGGCTATAGCCGGAAAACGGGCGGCCGATGGGACTCCGCGTTCCGTCCGTGGGAAAGCGGAGGGATCATCAAATTACGCGAACGGGTGGAGCGTGTCATAGAATCCATCTCATAATATCTCACAGCCCGGATCGTTTCCTCGCTCGTAGTTGGTGATGGCAACGACGAGTCGTAGACAGAGCGCAACAAATACTTCTGTTCGTGCGTGAACCCGGCCTCGGGCGCGGACGTGCCCGAGGCCGCAGTCCTTGACCGCGTCGTTGGTTCGTTCGACGCCTGTCCGGTTGTTGTACGTCTCGTCCAAGATAGATTGCTTCAGCTGAACGTCCTCGCTATGTTCCTCAATGCGATCTTCGACCCTGTACCCGATGTCTTTCGGGTCGTCAGTGTTTCGTGGATTGTACGGAGCGATTGGCACGACCCCTGGGCCAGCAGGTGGTCGTGCCAATCGAGGACGTGCGTCCCGACGCGTACGCTCCGGTCGCGGGCTGACAGCCAGCCCGCGACCTTGGGCCGGCGAGTCTTCAGTAACAGCACTCGTCAGAAACCGCTTCAACTCCCTCCTTCACGCTGAGGTCAACACTCAGTTTTCAGCGCACCTAAATACTTTATATGAACCACATCAAAATCAAATATGAAATATAATACCGAAAACTCGGTAGTTTCACCGGATGGATTGGGTCCTCGATTCGGCGTGCTCGTCGGCAGCTACGTAGCCGCGCTGATTGCGCCGACGCTTACTCTGTTCACTGTGGAGTATTTGGGCTTGCGCAGCAAAGTGCTTGCATTCGCCGTTCTAGGAACGATCGGTATTACTATCGGTTCCGGGACGGCATTCCTAACAACCGACAACGGACAAATAGCCTCTTGGCTGAACTCAGGTTGGGTAGCCTGGCTCTTCCCGCTTCTCGGACTCGTTCCAATGATGGCTTACCATTTTAGTGTCCTCGAGGTGGTCGCTGTCTATCTCATTGACCCGGCTTCCATCCCCGTGTCAAGTCTCGTCGGTGCGACTGGGTTCCTACTCGGGATTGTCGCAGCTGTGGCAGGTGAGATTGCCATACTCACGGCTCGTAATCGGGTTGCGTCTTCCGCTATCGCATCCGAGAACGTCCTGATAGAATGGACTTCCAGGTGGCCGCGGGCTCACAGAATAAAAGTGCAGATATTCACCATGGTCACTGGATTGGTCCTAGTTGGGCTACTTTCATTTTGGCTTCCTCCACATCTGACTGTGTTAACTGCTCTCGTTGTCGTCGTCACAGTATCTAGTACAACAAACACAGTGCTGTCTGATAGAGCCTATAAGCTTACTCCGGCTGGGTTAGAGCTTCGTCGGAGTGGAGGTGGAAAACTTGTCACCTGGCGCCAATTTATACCAATGTCACAGATAAAATACGTTACAGTATCGGAGTACCATGTAATATTACATCGATCCGGTCTTTTACCGAGTATTCGATTCGATCGAAACGATCTCCGGTTTGATGACGAAGAAATCATCAATAATCTCGAAGAATACCTTGATAGACGAGAATAAGGTGACACAGATCCGTCCCATAGCGTGATAACCCTGCCTCACGGAGCGTCTTCTTGCCCTGTGCTTTCGCCTCGTCGTCGCTATCACAAACTACGAACGCGGAGACAATCCGGGAAGCACGATCATCACGATGTGAGAAGAGTTCTATGACACCCTCGAACGGGTGAGTAAAACGGTTCCACTAACCGAACCGTTATCCCTCGTAGTCACCGAGATCGGATATGGAACTCTCTGCCGTAGATCTCTCTCCGGTTCCCGACGACGGCACCGCGACCGATGCCTACGCGAACACCGTCGAAGCCGCACAGCAGGCCGAACGACTCGGTTACTCGCGGTTCTGGGTCGCCGAACACCACGGAATGGCGAGCAGGATCGCGGGGACGACACCCGAAGTGTTGCTCGGGCACCTCGCCGCCGAAACCGATTCGATCCGCCTCGGCTCCGGGGCGGTGTTGCTCAACCACTACAGCCCGTTCAAGGTCGCCGAACAGTTCGGCGCGCTGGACGCGCTCGCACCGGGTCGCATCGACGCGGGTCTCGGGCGGGCGAACGGGTCGCCGGCCGCCGACCGGGCCCTCGAGACGGACCGACGCGTGCAGAATCCCGACGACGACCACGCCGAGAAAATCGAGGCCGTCATCGATCACCTCTACGACGACTATCCAGAAGGGCACGCCTACAGCGACCTCGAGCTCCCGCGCTCCGGCGAGGCCGAACCGGTGCCGTGGGTGCTCGGCTCGAGTCCCTCCAGCGCGGCTATTGCGGGCGAACTCGGCTTGCGGTACTGTTTCGCGGCGTTCATTCGGCCGCAGTTGGCCGCGCGGTCGCTCGAGGAGTATCGCGAGCAGTTCCAGTCGTCACGGCTGGCCGACGGCATCGACGAGCCCCAGGGGATGATCGCGGTGAACGCGGTCTGTGCCGAGACCGACGAGGAAGCGGCGCGGATACGAGCGGTGGCCGAGGCGTCGTTCAAGCGGATGCAACGCGGAGAGGTTGGCACCACACCGTCCATCGAGGAGGCCATCGACGAACTCGGTGGCGTCCCGGAGCCAACGCCTGCAACGCTCGGTCCCGACGAGTGGCCACGCGCCATTTCCGGCGATCCGGACACGCTCGCGGGCCTGTTGGAGCAACTCGCTGATCGCGTCGGTGTCGACGAAGTGATGATCCAACACGTCGTCGCCGACCACGACGATGCGCTCCGCTCTCACGAATTGCTTGCCGATGGCATCGGCCTCACGTCTCGCTGACGGGGGCTGCCAGCGTCGGAGACCGCTGTCGGAATTCGCGGCTTTCAGCGGAGCGTCTCCTCCTGGTGAACCGCTCCCCGGACGTTCCCTCCCAGCGATTGGCAGCCGCCAGTATCCCTTCCAAACGAGCGATCTGCCTTTTCTCGTCCCAGTCCCGGAATGGGAACGAACGATCGTTCACGAGTATCGAAGCCAACGACACGTCCGAATCGGAGAACGGGCTCGCAGCAGTCGTCGGTCGACCCCCGAGCAACGTCGGCCGGAGGCCAACCATCCGATTTTCTCTCATCATCCGCTGAAGGGCTGTTCCATACCTCTCTCTGACTCCGTTTTCGGAGGAGTACGCGATCTACGGACGTCACAAGCGACCCGAAAGATCGGTTGCTCGCATCGATACCCACGAACGAACTCGAGTGATGCGAGCAGAGTATCGCTGGAGCGGACTGCTCGATACGAAACCTATTATAGTTACTAATAGGCAATTATGATGCCAATATTAGTTATTTATGGGGGTACTCTCCGAAAACGGAGTATGGGACGGAACGTGGTTTCCCGGTCAGCTATTCAGGCCCGGAAACGGGCTATCGTCAAAACGCTCTGCTATCGGCTGTTCATGATGCTGATCACGATACTCGTCGCGTGGTTGATCGTCGGTGATATAAGCGCCGCGATAAATATCGGTCTTATAACTAATCTACTGAAGACGGGGACGTACTACGTCTATGAGCGGACATGGGACCACATCACGTGGGGGGTACTGCCTGACTCGTGATCTCCGTCGGGTCCTCGTTCTTCATGCCACTCGGCGTCTGGGCCGATGAAAGTACTCGTTCCATTCTCAGATTCGGCCGATTCGGAACCGCGCGAATCGGTTCATCGGAGGCGGGGACGAGCGGCGCCTCTGTCGCCGAGCAATGGCACTGTTCGGAGTAGATTCTTTCAGTAGATGCATCGCTCTGCAACCACCGTTCGGCGGTTATCGAATCCCGTCCCTATAGTGCTGCTAGAACAGACACTTCCTCCATTCAGTAATTTAAACTATGTGTTTGTCAGTGTGTCGGTTTTCATGCATGTCGTCTCGAAATCGGAGTTCGTGACAATGGAGTGTAGCGTTGAACCGGGATGTGGACCCGACGGGAACGCGGCGACTGAGATATCATGTTTCCGTTTGAACGCAGTGAGCCGAGAGATGGTAGTGGTGTCTCTCGAGACGGGAAACGTCGAATTCGGCGGAGTGCGCTGGCCTTGAATCGATGGGAGCATACAGCCGGTCGCGCTGAGTGTCGAGTCGGATCGCAGTTTCATCGGCCGAAACGCGATTCAGTTGCTTCCGTCGACCGGCCGTCGGTCAGCGTTCTGTCCCCGATTTTGGCTCGTCGACTCCGCCCGATCGATAC
This genomic window contains:
- a CDS encoding DUF2061 domain-containing protein, with the translated sequence MGRNVVSRSAIQARKRAIVKTLCYRLFMMLITILVAWLIVGDISAAINIGLITNLLKTGTYYVYERTWDHITWGVLPDS
- a CDS encoding LLM class flavin-dependent oxidoreductase — translated: MELSAVDLSPVPDDGTATDAYANTVEAAQQAERLGYSRFWVAEHHGMASRIAGTTPEVLLGHLAAETDSIRLGSGAVLLNHYSPFKVAEQFGALDALAPGRIDAGLGRANGSPAADRALETDRRVQNPDDDHAEKIEAVIDHLYDDYPEGHAYSDLELPRSGEAEPVPWVLGSSPSSAAIAGELGLRYCFAAFIRPQLAARSLEEYREQFQSSRLADGIDEPQGMIAVNAVCAETDEEAARIRAVAEASFKRMQRGEVGTTPSIEEAIDELGGVPEPTPATLGPDEWPRAISGDPDTLAGLLEQLADRVGVDEVMIQHVVADHDDALRSHELLADGIGLTSR